Proteins encoded together in one Mycobacterium noviomagense window:
- a CDS encoding sulfurtransferase gives MSTRAQVLITAGELARLIEADAALTILDVRWRLNEPDGHAAYLQGHLPGAVYVSLEEELSDHTISGRGRHPLPSGPRLEAAARRWGIRQDVPVVVYDDWNRVGSSRAWWVLTAAGLPDVRILDGGLAAWRSVGGAVHTGPVTPRPGNVTVAHSDLYGGALPTLTAQQAGSADVALFDARTPERFRGDTEPVDPVAGHIPTAKNLPSTDVLTSDGTFRTDSALAEQLSAHDFEPGRQLGVYCGSGVSATVTVAALATVGYQAALFPGSWSEWISDPERAIARGDE, from the coding sequence GTGAGCACGCGTGCTCAGGTCCTGATCACTGCCGGCGAGTTGGCGCGCCTGATCGAAGCCGACGCTGCGCTGACGATTCTTGACGTGCGTTGGCGGCTGAACGAGCCCGATGGGCATGCGGCCTACTTACAGGGTCATCTGCCAGGGGCGGTGTATGTCTCGCTGGAAGAAGAGCTCAGCGATCACACGATCTCTGGGCGGGGACGTCATCCGCTGCCCTCAGGGCCTCGCCTCGAGGCGGCGGCGCGGCGATGGGGCATCCGCCAGGATGTGCCGGTTGTCGTGTATGACGATTGGAATCGGGTCGGCTCGTCACGGGCATGGTGGGTGCTGACCGCGGCTGGGTTGCCAGATGTGCGGATTTTGGACGGCGGCCTGGCGGCGTGGCGGTCGGTCGGCGGCGCTGTCCACACCGGACCTGTCACTCCGCGGCCTGGGAATGTCACTGTGGCGCACAGTGATTTGTATGGCGGAGCCCTGCCCACCTTGACCGCGCAGCAGGCGGGCTCGGCCGACGTGGCTCTGTTTGATGCAAGGACACCTGAGCGATTTCGTGGCGACACCGAGCCCGTCGACCCGGTCGCCGGTCACATTCCCACCGCGAAGAATCTGCCGAGTACCGACGTCCTTACTAGCGACGGGACGTTTCGGACGGATAGTGCGCTGGCCGAACAGCTTTCAGCACATGACTTCGAGCCTGGGCGTCAGCTGGGCGTCTACTGCGGATCAGGCGTCAGTGCGACCGTTACCGTCGCCGCGCTCGCCACCGTGGGTTATCAGGCAGCGCTGTTTCCGGGCTCGTGGTCGGAGTGGATTTCCGACCCGGAGCGCGCGATAGCCCGCGGCGACGAATAG
- a CDS encoding cutinase family protein → MFAGKSFGVALAAVLTAVALPFGFAVVPSATPAAAAANCPDVEVVFARGRLESPGPGVLGNAFINSLESKAAGKNIGVYAVKYPADTEVDVGANDMSRHIQYMVNNCPNTRLVLGGYSLGAAVTDVVLAVPMSAFGFDSPLPDGTDQHIAAVALFGNGSQWVGPITNFNPIYSDRTIELCHGADPVCNPADPNTWQNNWPQHLASAYIQAGMADQAADFVAGRL, encoded by the coding sequence GTGTTCGCCGGTAAATCGTTTGGAGTTGCCCTAGCGGCGGTCCTGACGGCAGTCGCGCTGCCGTTCGGTTTTGCGGTGGTGCCGTCCGCGACGCCCGCGGCCGCCGCAGCGAATTGTCCTGATGTGGAGGTCGTCTTCGCCCGCGGCCGACTGGAATCACCGGGTCCAGGCGTACTCGGCAACGCGTTCATCAACTCGCTCGAATCCAAGGCCGCCGGTAAGAACATCGGCGTATACGCCGTGAAGTACCCCGCCGACACCGAGGTCGACGTGGGCGCCAACGACATGAGCCGCCACATCCAGTACATGGTCAACAACTGCCCGAACACCCGGCTGGTGTTGGGCGGCTACTCGCTTGGCGCGGCGGTCACCGACGTGGTGCTCGCGGTGCCCATGTCGGCGTTCGGTTTCGACAGCCCCCTGCCGGACGGCACCGACCAGCACATCGCGGCCGTCGCGCTGTTCGGCAACGGCAGCCAGTGGGTGGGCCCCATCACAAACTTCAACCCGATTTACAGCGACAGGACCATCGAGCTGTGCCACGGCGCCGATCCGGTCTGCAACCCAGCCGACCCGAACACCTGGCAAAACAACTGGCCGCAACATCTCGCTAGCGCCTACATCCAGGCCGGGATGGCCGATCAAGCTGCGGACTTCGTCGCAGGCAGGCTTTAG
- a CDS encoding FAD-dependent monooxygenase, whose amino-acid sequence MGRSWAPAESPRQVESDHAVVIAGGGPTGLMLAGELALAGVDVAIVERRASQDLIGARAGGLHSRSIEVLDQRGLAERFISQGQVAQVAGFSQICLDISDFPTRHPYGLALWQNEIERILAGWVDELAMPIYRGREVTGLAQDDTGVDVELSNGHIMRTKYLVGCDGGRSLVRKAAGIDFPGWDPTTSYLLAEVEMAFERGPEPEWGIRHDALGVHALSRPEDAGPVRVMVTEQHLGSSSEPMLRDLSEALIAVYGTDYGIHSPAWISRFTDAARQAAAYRDRRILLAGDAAHVHHPVGGQGLNTGVQDAVNLGWKLGQVVNQTSPETLVDTYHAERHPVAARVLRNAMAQMALLLRLDDDRTKALRETVSELLGMDEPRRRFGAMMSGLDIHYDLGDGHPLLGRRMPDIDLDTPNGPMRVFTLLHEARPVLLNVGEPGSFDIGPWASRVKSIDAKYAGAWELPVLGAVTAPAAVLIRPDGYVAWVGGGTATGLRDALTTWCGSA is encoded by the coding sequence GTGGGTCGTTCATGGGCGCCGGCCGAGTCGCCTCGACAGGTCGAATCGGACCATGCCGTGGTGATTGCCGGAGGAGGCCCGACAGGGCTGATGTTGGCAGGTGAGTTGGCGTTGGCCGGAGTCGACGTTGCCATTGTCGAGCGGCGCGCCAGCCAAGACCTGATTGGCGCGCGCGCCGGAGGCCTGCATTCACGTTCCATCGAGGTTCTCGATCAACGGGGACTTGCAGAGCGGTTCATTTCGCAAGGGCAGGTAGCACAGGTCGCGGGGTTCTCCCAGATTTGTCTGGACATCAGCGACTTCCCCACCCGGCACCCCTACGGGCTTGCGCTGTGGCAGAACGAGATCGAGCGCATATTGGCCGGCTGGGTCGATGAGCTGGCCATGCCGATCTATCGCGGACGTGAGGTGACGGGTCTCGCCCAAGACGACACTGGCGTCGACGTCGAGCTATCGAACGGCCATATTATGCGGACGAAATATCTCGTCGGCTGCGACGGCGGCCGCAGTCTGGTTCGTAAAGCGGCCGGCATCGACTTCCCCGGCTGGGATCCGACCACCAGCTATCTGCTCGCCGAGGTCGAAATGGCTTTCGAGAGAGGCCCAGAGCCGGAATGGGGCATCCGCCACGATGCTCTCGGCGTCCATGCACTCTCGAGGCCGGAAGACGCAGGCCCGGTGCGGGTCATGGTGACCGAGCAGCACCTCGGCTCCAGCAGCGAACCCATGTTGCGGGATCTCAGCGAAGCGCTGATCGCCGTATACGGAACCGATTACGGAATCCACAGCCCGGCTTGGATTTCCCGATTCACCGATGCAGCGCGGCAGGCCGCAGCCTATCGCGACAGGCGGATCCTGCTGGCCGGCGATGCCGCACACGTGCATCACCCGGTGGGCGGCCAGGGCCTCAACACCGGTGTCCAGGATGCGGTCAATCTGGGATGGAAGCTGGGCCAGGTGGTCAACCAGACCTCGCCGGAAACCCTTGTGGATACCTACCATGCCGAACGGCACCCGGTGGCTGCGCGCGTCCTGCGCAACGCGATGGCCCAGATGGCGCTTCTTCTCCGTCTGGACGACGACCGCACCAAGGCCTTGCGCGAGACCGTTTCTGAGCTTCTCGGCATGGACGAGCCGCGTAGGCGATTCGGTGCGATGATGTCCGGTCTGGACATTCATTACGACCTCGGTGACGGCCATCCGCTGCTTGGGCGCCGCATGCCCGACATCGACCTGGACACACCCAACGGTCCGATGCGGGTATTCACCCTCCTGCACGAGGCCCGTCCCGTGCTACTCAACGTCGGTGAGCCGGGCTCGTTCGATATCGGACCATGGGCAAGCAGGGTCAAGTCGATCGATGCCAAATATGCTGGCGCATGGGAGCTTCCGGTACTTGGCGCGGTCACTGCTCCTGCTGCCGTGTTGATTCGGCCCGACGGATACGTCGCGTGGGTGGGAGGCGGCACAGCTACCGGATTGCGCGACGCGCTGACTACGTGGTGCGGAAGCGCATGA
- a CDS encoding endonuclease V, with product MLVAMDVQYAAPAVVTAAVGFADWSDLSSTLECVRRAAVTPAPYESGAFYKRELPFLLEAVTVVQRHQPVEVVVIDGHVWLREGQPGLGARLHEALGRTAVIGVAKAAFAEGSAVSVLRGSSNRPLFVSAAGINTHEAAELIRRMHGPHRLPTLLKRADRLAREHEAPDPAKALSDDEASSKK from the coding sequence ATGCTCGTCGCGATGGATGTTCAGTATGCGGCGCCCGCAGTGGTCACCGCTGCCGTGGGCTTCGCCGATTGGTCCGACCTCAGCTCGACGCTCGAATGCGTCCGCCGCGCGGCGGTGACGCCGGCACCATATGAATCGGGGGCGTTCTACAAGCGGGAACTGCCCTTCCTCCTCGAGGCGGTCACCGTGGTGCAGCGGCACCAACCTGTCGAGGTGGTGGTCATCGATGGTCACGTGTGGCTGCGAGAGGGTCAACCTGGTCTGGGGGCGCGACTGCACGAAGCGCTCGGCCGAACGGCGGTCATCGGTGTAGCGAAGGCCGCGTTCGCCGAAGGCAGCGCGGTCTCTGTGCTGCGCGGCTCCAGCAACCGGCCGCTATTCGTCAGTGCGGCAGGAATTAACACGCACGAGGCGGCCGAGCTCATCCGTCGCATGCATGGCCCGCACCGATTGCCCACTCTCCTTAAGCGGGCCGACCGCCTCGCGCGCGAGCATGAGGCGCCGGACCCCGCGAAGGCACTCTCGGACGATGAAGCAAGCTCGAAAAAGTGA
- a CDS encoding thioredoxin family protein produces MVAVPSTMLPLGTPVPDFRLPDPDGKLHGPADAAGAAGLLVAFVCNHCPFVIHIGPTLGQRASQWIDQGLAVLAINANDIDAYPQDGPDHMPAFAKQNGWNFPYLLDETQEVARTFRAACTPDFFLFDSDRKLAYRGQFDASRPGNNQPVTGDDLDRAVAAVLAKQPVPGDQIPSIGCNIKWKPGNEPDYHSA; encoded by the coding sequence ATGGTTGCTGTTCCGTCGACGATGCTTCCACTGGGCACTCCGGTGCCCGACTTCCGGCTTCCCGATCCTGATGGAAAACTGCACGGCCCAGCCGATGCGGCTGGGGCTGCGGGCCTGCTAGTGGCGTTTGTCTGCAACCACTGCCCATTCGTCATCCACATCGGACCGACGCTGGGGCAGCGGGCCAGCCAGTGGATCGACCAGGGGCTGGCCGTACTGGCGATCAACGCCAACGACATCGACGCCTATCCCCAAGACGGCCCCGACCATATGCCCGCCTTCGCCAAGCAGAACGGGTGGAACTTCCCGTACCTGCTGGATGAGACCCAGGAAGTCGCTCGCACGTTCCGGGCCGCCTGTACTCCGGATTTCTTCCTCTTCGACAGCGACCGCAAGCTCGCCTACCGGGGCCAGTTCGACGCGAGCCGGCCGGGCAACAACCAACCCGTCACTGGCGACGACCTCGACCGCGCCGTTGCGGCTGTGCTGGCCAAGCAACCGGTCCCGGGCGACCAGATTCCCAGCATCGGCTGCAATATCAAGTGGAAACCGGGGAACGAGCCCGACTACCACTCCGCCTGA
- a CDS encoding NAD(P)H-dependent amine dehydrogenase family protein, protein MNKLRVIQWTTGKVGKLSMRGILDDPRLELVGVYAFSADKAGVDAGPLCGRPDTGVRATTDIDALLALDADTVIYTPFMADLDHAVRLLESGLDVISTNLFLNVGGIQGETKEKLAAACERGDSSLYITGINPGWINTMVTAMTAVCRDVQQVSIVESADVSVYESAETWQALGIGLPEATPEVAELAKFGFGTFADSVQRMAEALVLELDDMEFVIDHQTASERIDLGWLCIEKDSIAAIRGGWNAKVEGKTVIQSRVSWYLTKKLNGDWVFDDDHYQVVITGEPDVHTRIRFIPAKHWGNHEWDTMTAMPAVNAVLDVAAAPAGILTLKDVGLPCAPAGIWLRERSDSPSV, encoded by the coding sequence ATGAACAAGCTGCGCGTCATTCAGTGGACCACCGGCAAAGTCGGCAAGCTCAGCATGCGAGGGATCCTCGACGATCCCCGTCTTGAACTCGTTGGCGTATATGCTTTCTCAGCTGACAAGGCAGGTGTCGACGCTGGACCGCTGTGCGGCAGACCCGATACCGGCGTACGTGCCACCACCGACATCGACGCGCTGCTCGCGTTGGACGCCGACACCGTCATCTACACGCCGTTCATGGCCGATCTCGACCACGCCGTCCGGTTGCTCGAAAGCGGCCTCGACGTCATCAGCACGAACTTGTTCCTCAACGTGGGCGGAATCCAGGGAGAAACAAAGGAGAAGCTCGCAGCCGCATGCGAACGCGGTGACAGCTCGCTCTACATCACCGGTATCAATCCAGGCTGGATCAACACGATGGTGACGGCGATGACCGCCGTCTGCCGTGACGTCCAGCAGGTGTCGATCGTCGAGTCGGCCGATGTCTCCGTCTACGAGTCCGCCGAAACATGGCAGGCACTGGGCATCGGGCTGCCCGAGGCGACGCCCGAAGTCGCCGAACTGGCCAAGTTCGGGTTCGGCACCTTCGCCGATTCCGTTCAACGCATGGCCGAGGCGTTGGTCCTCGAACTCGACGACATGGAATTCGTCATCGACCACCAAACCGCCTCGGAGAGAATCGATCTCGGTTGGCTCTGCATCGAAAAGGACTCAATCGCCGCAATTCGTGGGGGCTGGAACGCCAAGGTGGAGGGAAAAACCGTGATTCAGTCGCGCGTCTCCTGGTATCTCACGAAGAAACTCAACGGAGACTGGGTGTTTGACGACGATCACTACCAGGTCGTCATCACGGGTGAGCCTGACGTGCACACTCGCATCCGCTTCATTCCGGCGAAGCACTGGGGCAACCACGAATGGGACACCATGACCGCCATGCCAGCGGTCAACGCGGTCCTCGACGTCGCCGCGGCACCCGCCGGCATCCTGACCCTCAAGGACGTGGGGCTGCCCTGCGCGCCGGCAGGAATCTGGCTGAGAGAACGGAGCGACTCGCCCTCGGTATGA
- a CDS encoding DUF899 domain-containing protein has product MSNALPPIVDHQTWRAALDELRKREKAATRELDAIAAQRRRLPMVELPDYTLIGAEGPIRLVDVFDGRSQLIVYHHMWTDAAEWQCGGCTGFTSQFTRLEFLDNYDARFVIITNGPIDEALAYKRKVGNRMEWYSSSASSFGADMDAPPGGGFAVNVFLRDGETVYRTWHTNGRGTEQLSYTFGLIDILPWGRQEEWQDSPPGWPSHPTYSGWADSPEIARAYGAKDNA; this is encoded by the coding sequence ATGTCCAATGCCTTGCCGCCAATCGTCGACCACCAAACCTGGCGCGCCGCGCTCGACGAATTGCGCAAGCGCGAAAAGGCCGCCACCCGCGAACTGGATGCGATCGCCGCTCAGCGGCGCCGTCTACCGATGGTCGAGCTGCCTGACTACACCCTGATCGGTGCCGAGGGGCCCATCCGCCTGGTCGATGTGTTCGACGGCCGTTCTCAGCTCATCGTTTACCACCACATGTGGACGGATGCTGCTGAATGGCAGTGCGGCGGGTGCACCGGCTTCACATCCCAGTTCACCCGGCTGGAGTTCCTCGACAACTACGACGCCCGCTTCGTCATCATCACGAACGGCCCTATCGACGAGGCGCTCGCCTACAAGCGCAAAGTCGGTAACCGCATGGAGTGGTACTCGTCATCGGCGAGCTCGTTCGGCGCCGACATGGACGCACCGCCCGGCGGGGGCTTCGCGGTCAACGTCTTTCTGCGCGACGGCGAGACCGTGTACCGCACGTGGCATACGAACGGGCGAGGCACCGAGCAGCTCAGCTACACATTCGGGCTGATCGACATCCTGCCGTGGGGCCGGCAGGAGGAATGGCAGGACTCGCCTCCGGGTTGGCCCTCGCACCCGACCTACTCGGGATGGGCGGATTCGCCGGAGATCGCCCGCGCCTACGGAGCCAAGGACAACGCATGA
- a CDS encoding cyclic nucleotide-binding domain-containing protein, with amino-acid sequence MNSEAQGIGKDAARLREFSEFDKFSDDELERLVRAAHHTSRSKPWPLIREQTPSDECYILLSGEVGVYVGDDRIAVLGPGEVIGESALRRGKLRSATVTTMGPAEVLRIERDDLARLLDEIPALRETMDATAARHTPVARPPKPKPTRLKLSASVPTDLVERFEQTADIAGVGVAAALEDALTQWIERNSTAEQGRK; translated from the coding sequence ATGAACTCAGAGGCGCAAGGAATCGGGAAAGACGCCGCTCGGCTACGCGAATTCAGCGAATTCGACAAATTCTCTGATGATGAGCTGGAGCGTCTCGTCCGAGCAGCACACCACACTTCGCGGTCAAAGCCGTGGCCGCTGATTCGCGAGCAGACTCCATCGGATGAGTGCTACATCCTGCTCAGCGGTGAGGTAGGAGTCTACGTCGGTGATGACCGCATCGCCGTGTTGGGGCCGGGCGAGGTGATCGGCGAATCCGCGCTGCGTCGTGGGAAACTGCGTTCTGCGACTGTGACGACGATGGGGCCGGCCGAGGTGCTGCGTATCGAGCGCGATGATCTCGCCCGCCTGCTCGACGAGATACCCGCCCTGCGGGAAACCATGGACGCTACGGCCGCCCGACACACACCTGTTGCCCGCCCGCCGAAGCCAAAACCGACACGTTTGAAGCTAAGTGCCTCCGTCCCGACGGACCTCGTCGAGCGGTTCGAGCAGACCGCCGATATCGCCGGTGTGGGTGTAGCGGCCGCGCTCGAAGATGCACTCACCCAGTGGATCGAGCGGAACAGTACGGCCGAGCAGGGCAGGAAATGA
- a CDS encoding NDMA-dependent alcohol dehydrogenase yields the protein MKVEAAVLFGTHQPYKVVEIELDKPKEREVLVELTASGLCHTDDHLLTGDMPVPLPMVAGHEGAGVVVELGPEVTRIKEGDHVILHAPPNCGQCRWCVTGRAYICDRSAFALTGYGADGTYRRHFDGADIGAFCQLGTFSPYTTVSETQVVPVDSDVPLNVAALIGCGVTTGFGAATKVGQVREGDVVVVIGAGGVGTSAIQGARVAGAATIVAVEPLKFRRQQATKFGATHTASDIAAAEGLVRDITRGVMADVVIITVGVMHGDLLAPAMQLVSKGGACVVTSVAPASEMQVNFSLTELVFYNKRLLGHVYGEANPIDDFRRMVNLYKSGALLLDEMITREYTLAEINDGYAAMHDGSNIRGVIRYR from the coding sequence ATGAAGGTTGAAGCAGCCGTGCTTTTCGGCACGCATCAGCCGTACAAGGTCGTCGAGATCGAGCTGGACAAGCCCAAAGAACGTGAGGTGCTGGTCGAGCTGACGGCATCGGGACTCTGTCACACCGACGATCACCTCCTTACCGGCGATATGCCCGTGCCACTGCCGATGGTCGCCGGCCACGAAGGCGCGGGTGTCGTGGTCGAGCTCGGACCGGAAGTGACCCGAATCAAGGAAGGCGACCACGTCATCCTGCATGCACCGCCGAACTGTGGCCAATGTCGTTGGTGCGTAACGGGTCGCGCCTATATCTGTGATCGAAGTGCGTTCGCGCTCACCGGATATGGGGCGGACGGCACGTATCGCCGCCATTTCGACGGCGCCGACATAGGCGCGTTTTGTCAACTCGGCACGTTTTCGCCGTACACAACCGTCTCGGAGACTCAAGTTGTGCCCGTCGACTCCGATGTGCCGCTCAACGTAGCGGCACTGATCGGCTGCGGTGTCACCACCGGCTTCGGCGCCGCCACCAAAGTCGGTCAGGTACGCGAAGGCGACGTGGTTGTCGTCATTGGCGCCGGCGGCGTCGGCACCAGCGCGATCCAAGGGGCCCGGGTCGCCGGCGCTGCCACCATCGTCGCGGTCGAGCCGTTGAAGTTCCGACGTCAGCAAGCTACGAAGTTCGGTGCTACCCACACAGCGTCCGATATCGCGGCCGCGGAGGGTCTGGTACGGGATATCACCCGCGGAGTGATGGCAGACGTCGTGATCATCACTGTCGGCGTCATGCACGGTGACTTGCTCGCACCGGCAATGCAACTGGTCTCCAAGGGCGGAGCATGTGTCGTGACCTCAGTAGCCCCGGCATCGGAAATGCAAGTCAACTTTTCGCTGACTGAGTTGGTGTTCTACAACAAGCGCCTGCTTGGCCACGTCTATGGCGAAGCGAACCCGATCGACGATTTCCGTCGGATGGTCAACCTGTACAAATCAGGGGCGTTGCTTCTCGACGAGATGATTACCCGCGAATACACCCTCGCCGAGATCAATGACGGGTACGCAGCAATGCACGACGGCAGCAACATCCGAGGCGTGATCAGATACCGATAA
- a CDS encoding enoyl-CoA hydratase/isomerase family protein, with product MALVTYDLEDHVATITLNRPEARNAINGALRRELNAAWDRFRDEEDAWVGVLTANGPVFCAGADLNDGEGAVGTFGGTFWEKPTINSFESGMELFKPTIAAVHGPCIGYGLTGLLFCDFVIASTEAVFCFPEVSIGVPTIVGAIRLPQRVGWANAMELLLTGKPMSAERAKEIGLVWKLVKPDELQAEAHAWARTLTQAAPLAQRATKEVAWRTADMGWIESVRFGETMRKVAGATEDAVEGVRAWREKRKPDWRGR from the coding sequence ATGGCTCTCGTCACCTATGACCTCGAAGACCACGTTGCCACCATCACCCTGAACCGTCCGGAGGCTCGCAATGCCATCAACGGCGCCCTCCGCCGCGAGCTGAACGCCGCTTGGGACCGGTTCCGCGACGAGGAGGACGCCTGGGTCGGGGTCCTGACGGCCAACGGCCCCGTGTTCTGCGCCGGGGCCGACCTCAACGACGGCGAGGGAGCGGTCGGCACCTTCGGCGGCACCTTCTGGGAAAAGCCGACCATCAATTCGTTCGAGAGTGGGATGGAGCTCTTCAAACCGACAATCGCCGCTGTGCACGGTCCGTGTATCGGCTACGGGCTAACCGGTCTGCTGTTCTGCGACTTCGTCATCGCCAGTACCGAGGCCGTGTTCTGCTTTCCGGAGGTGTCCATCGGGGTGCCGACCATCGTTGGGGCCATTCGGCTCCCCCAGCGTGTGGGCTGGGCCAACGCCATGGAGTTGCTGCTGACCGGGAAGCCGATGAGCGCCGAGCGGGCCAAGGAAATCGGTCTGGTGTGGAAGCTGGTCAAGCCCGACGAACTGCAGGCGGAGGCTCACGCATGGGCCCGCACGCTCACCCAAGCCGCGCCGCTCGCCCAGCGGGCAACCAAGGAGGTGGCCTGGCGAACCGCGGATATGGGCTGGATTGAGTCTGTCCGCTTCGGCGAGACCATGCGCAAGGTTGCCGGGGCAACCGAGGACGCGGTCGAAGGCGTTCGAGCATGGCGCGAAAAACGCAAGCCCGACTGGCGAGGCCGCTGA
- a CDS encoding MmgE/PrpD family protein, producing the protein MTADRFVVDDLARFVLAATPADMPGDVPTLMRRNICDSVGCAIAALDGDVLRAVRDQIEAIASAPSASMIGGGQTSVAQATLFNSVAVRYVDQLDTYLTPGGLCHPADHFGALLAVAENVGVTGAEFVLALAVAYEVQCRFSASVPVMAHGLNHALQLAISAAAGAAKLMRLSAEQTANAMAIAVADNVSLSAVHSEPVSNWKGVSPGITAQRAVYTTALAQRGVTGPRAIFEGPNGLERLFGQQIDLRLDDPTLAVVRETHLKKYCALIHGQAPIETALKLAEEHNIDYRDIESIELETFQSAYDIAGGGSFGTKDIPQTKEQADYNLKYLLAAAFIDRQVGPQQLRTERIRRADVHALLQRVAVRPNPAMTSTYPRMTPARVSVMLRDGRSVTREQHDFEGAPSRPLTWSRTVEKFHWLAEQYADDHLRDAIVDTVSHLGDEPVSTLTALLTKVSRYPWLPKTRQAI; encoded by the coding sequence ATGACTGCAGACAGATTTGTTGTCGACGACCTGGCCCGGTTTGTGTTGGCCGCTACTCCCGCCGACATGCCCGGCGACGTACCAACGCTGATGCGGCGCAACATCTGTGACAGTGTGGGCTGCGCGATCGCCGCGCTGGATGGTGATGTGCTTCGTGCGGTACGCGATCAGATCGAGGCCATCGCATCAGCGCCGTCGGCGTCGATGATCGGCGGCGGGCAAACCAGCGTCGCGCAGGCTACGTTGTTCAACTCTGTCGCCGTCCGATACGTCGATCAACTGGACACCTACCTGACGCCCGGCGGATTGTGCCACCCGGCGGACCATTTCGGCGCGTTACTGGCAGTAGCCGAAAACGTGGGTGTGACCGGCGCGGAGTTCGTGCTCGCTCTGGCCGTCGCCTACGAGGTGCAGTGCCGCTTCTCTGCGTCCGTACCGGTGATGGCTCACGGCTTGAATCATGCACTGCAGCTTGCTATCTCGGCTGCAGCGGGAGCGGCGAAGCTTATGCGGCTGAGCGCCGAACAGACGGCCAACGCGATGGCTATCGCGGTTGCCGACAACGTGTCGCTGTCCGCGGTCCACTCGGAGCCGGTGTCGAACTGGAAAGGTGTCTCGCCCGGCATCACAGCGCAGCGCGCCGTCTACACCACGGCACTGGCTCAGCGGGGCGTCACCGGCCCACGAGCAATCTTCGAGGGGCCCAACGGACTTGAGCGACTGTTCGGCCAGCAGATTGACCTTCGGCTCGACGACCCGACGCTAGCAGTCGTCCGCGAAACCCACTTGAAGAAGTATTGCGCTCTGATCCATGGGCAGGCGCCAATCGAAACCGCACTCAAGTTGGCGGAAGAACACAATATCGATTACCGCGACATCGAATCGATTGAACTGGAAACCTTTCAGAGCGCATACGACATCGCCGGCGGAGGAAGCTTCGGCACGAAGGACATCCCGCAGACAAAGGAGCAGGCCGACTACAACCTTAAGTACCTACTGGCAGCAGCGTTCATCGATAGACAAGTCGGACCCCAACAACTGCGAACCGAGCGGATCCGACGAGCCGACGTTCACGCACTGCTGCAGAGGGTGGCGGTAAGGCCCAACCCGGCGATGACGTCAACCTACCCCCGGATGACACCCGCGCGGGTTAGCGTGATGCTCCGCGACGGGCGCAGCGTGACCCGTGAGCAACACGACTTCGAGGGCGCACCTAGCCGACCACTGACATGGTCGCGCACCGTGGAGAAATTCCATTGGCTTGCTGAACAATACGCCGACGACCACCTGCGCGACGCGATCGTTGACACTGTCAGTCACCTCGGCGACGAGCCGGTGTCAACGCTTACCGCACTGCTCACCAAGGTCAGCAGATATCCATGGCTGCCAAAGACTCGCCAGGCCATTTGA
- a CDS encoding 5'-methylthioadenosine/S-adenosylhomocysteine nucleosidase family protein gives MRHAHGASSAATVRLLDAVDVERVIVVGIAGAIDDETPIGTLVLPELVVNGADRSQYLPKPLPLGDGHGTMWTTDDVLVDPAVHARLRARGVVALDMETAAIAKVCDERGMPWSVVRAISDRATDATVDADVVGLCHPDGRVNYSAVARYVIGRPGALPRLVRLARGSRLAIERATDAAIRGLATSLRQ, from the coding sequence CTGCGCCATGCCCATGGAGCTTCGTCCGCTGCGACGGTGCGACTCCTGGACGCCGTCGACGTCGAGCGGGTGATTGTCGTCGGCATCGCCGGCGCTATCGACGACGAGACTCCGATCGGGACACTGGTGTTGCCTGAGCTGGTGGTCAACGGCGCCGACCGCTCGCAGTACCTGCCGAAGCCACTCCCGCTCGGCGACGGCCACGGAACGATGTGGACCACCGATGACGTGCTTGTCGATCCGGCGGTACACGCGCGGCTGCGGGCGCGAGGCGTCGTGGCGCTTGACATGGAGACGGCCGCGATCGCGAAGGTGTGCGACGAGCGCGGCATGCCGTGGTCGGTGGTGCGCGCGATCAGCGACCGGGCCACCGACGCGACCGTGGACGCCGACGTTGTCGGCCTGTGCCATCCGGACGGTAGGGTGAACTACTCCGCCGTCGCCCGCTACGTGATCGGCCGCCCGGGCGCGCTGCCCCGCCTGGTCCGCCTCGCCAGAGGGTCCAGGCTGGCCATCGAGCGGGCAACCGACGCCGCGATCAGGGGGCTCGCAACATCGTTGCGCCAGTGA